A genomic window from Pseudocitrobacter corydidari includes:
- the atzF gene encoding allophanate hydrolase, whose protein sequence is MAVMTGKTVSEWQQAIARNSDNVFALLNDHLQSLTAQDNAWIVLASETQVREQIDALLPHYQQQPERYPLFGIPFAIKDNVDAAGWPTTAACPAIATVAERDAIAVAKLKAAGAILIGKTNLDQFATGLVGTRSPYGAVANAFNPDYVSGGSSSGSASVVARGLVPFALGTDTAGSGRVPAGFNNIVGLKPTKGWLSATGVFPACRLNDTLSVFALTVDDAWQVATLAGGFDSEDAYSRSNPATAPATFSQNPVLAIPDALVFFDDSAAEQAWQAALGALRESGVTLKPIDFTAFYQLAEQLYQGPWVAERTVAVGDTLNHPEQMDPTVHTIIAAGLNYSAVEAFKAEYLRAELARKIQTALAEVDALVVPTSPTIHTLADMAREPIRFNSQFGTYTNFTNLADLSALALPAPFRADGLPAGITLLAPAWHDRALADFGRRWQQQLALPLGATGHAFPAISPSLPLSEHHVRVAVVGAHLRGMPLNFQLTQRDAVFVEATETAARYRLFALANTQPPKPGIARDADGAAIQVELWDIPLARFGEFVAEIPAPLGIGSLELADGRWVKGFICEPAALNDATDITEFKGWRHWVGRKETHHV, encoded by the coding sequence ATGGCAGTGATGACCGGAAAAACAGTTAGCGAATGGCAACAGGCCATTGCGCGTAATAGTGACAACGTATTTGCCTTATTAAATGACCACCTTCAGTCTCTGACTGCGCAGGATAATGCGTGGATCGTGCTTGCCAGTGAAACGCAGGTTCGCGAGCAAATAGATGCTCTGTTGCCGCACTACCAGCAGCAGCCAGAACGTTATCCGCTGTTTGGTATTCCCTTTGCGATTAAAGACAACGTCGATGCCGCTGGCTGGCCGACCACCGCGGCCTGCCCGGCGATTGCCACCGTCGCGGAACGCGACGCTATCGCCGTAGCGAAACTGAAAGCGGCGGGGGCGATCCTTATCGGTAAAACTAACCTGGACCAGTTCGCCACCGGGCTGGTAGGCACGCGCTCTCCCTACGGGGCGGTCGCGAATGCCTTTAACCCCGATTATGTGAGCGGCGGTTCCAGCTCCGGCTCGGCGTCGGTGGTGGCGCGCGGGCTGGTGCCGTTTGCATTAGGCACTGACACCGCAGGTTCTGGCCGCGTACCCGCCGGGTTCAACAATATTGTCGGGCTGAAGCCGACCAAAGGCTGGCTTTCCGCGACCGGTGTTTTCCCGGCCTGTCGTCTGAACGACACGCTTTCGGTGTTTGCCCTGACGGTGGATGACGCCTGGCAGGTTGCCACGCTCGCCGGAGGGTTCGACTCCGAAGATGCCTATTCCCGAAGCAACCCGGCTACTGCGCCTGCGACTTTTTCGCAAAACCCGGTACTCGCCATTCCCGACGCGCTGGTGTTCTTTGACGATAGCGCGGCAGAGCAGGCCTGGCAGGCGGCGCTCGGTGCGCTACGCGAAAGCGGCGTGACCTTAAAGCCCATCGATTTCACCGCGTTCTATCAACTTGCGGAACAGCTTTACCAGGGCCCGTGGGTGGCCGAGCGCACCGTGGCGGTGGGCGATACGCTGAATCACCCGGAGCAGATGGACCCCACCGTCCATACCATCATCGCCGCAGGTCTGAATTACAGCGCCGTTGAGGCTTTTAAAGCCGAATATCTGCGGGCGGAGCTGGCACGCAAGATTCAGACCGCGCTTGCTGAGGTTGATGCGTTGGTGGTGCCGACGTCACCGACCATACACACCCTGGCGGATATGGCGCGCGAGCCCATTCGCTTTAATTCGCAGTTCGGCACTTACACCAATTTCACCAACCTTGCCGATCTCAGCGCCCTCGCGCTGCCGGCCCCGTTCCGGGCAGATGGCTTACCCGCTGGCATCACGTTGCTTGCCCCGGCCTGGCATGACCGTGCGCTGGCCGATTTTGGCCGCCGCTGGCAGCAACAGCTGGCTCTGCCGCTCGGCGCGACCGGGCACGCCTTCCCGGCTATCTCTCCATCGTTACCGCTTTCAGAGCATCACGTTCGCGTCGCCGTGGTCGGCGCACATCTGCGCGGTATGCCGCTTAACTTCCAGCTGACTCAGCGCGATGCGGTGTTTGTTGAGGCGACAGAAACTGCCGCCCGCTATCGGCTTTTTGCGCTGGCGAATACACAGCCGCCGAAACCCGGCATTGCGCGCGATGCCGACGGCGCGGCGATTCAGGTGGAGCTGTGGGATATCCCGCTGGCGCGCTTTGGCGAGTTTGTCGCTGAAATTCCCGCACCGCTGGGGATTGGCTCACTGGAGTTGGCCGATGGGCGCTGGGTGAAAGGCTTTATCTGCGAACCGGCGGCACTGAATGACGCCACCGATATCACTGAATTCAAAGGCTGGCGCCACTGGGTTGGCCGTAAGGAGACGCATCATGTTTAA
- the urtB gene encoding urea ABC transporter permease subunit UrtB: MKILSSLFISCLLMATSALAGPAEDYGKANRSQQAQLLQQWAQTPDASRLTLLQALSRETVVMDSQGQLFSQQQGKLTPLEGDAAPAGATKKVFMNNRLRGLVASALSAHQLVSPDDAVRLQAAQALQTSAQADQLPFLSQRLAAEKNDAVHQALGIAVAGLQLTDSRPAQRLQAVKLLGEASDPQVQASLNRLTQPENEPDAAVRDAAADSLKQIQQRLKWGEWLGLAFSGLSLGSILLLAALGLAITYGLLGVINMAHGEMLMLGAYATWLVQDFFARYAPDWLALYPLAALPVAFAITAVMGMLLERTIIRHLYGRPLETLLATWGISLMLIQLVRVIFGTQNLEVANPAWLSGGWNALPNLVLPYNRIAVIVFVAGVLALTWLLLNKTRLGMNVRAVTQNRRMADCCGVPTGRVDMLAFGLGSGIAGLGGVALSQLGNVGPELGQGYIIDSFLVVVTGGVGQLAGTVVAALGLGVLNKFLEPQLGAVLGKIAILVMIVLFIQKRPQGLFAFKGRVID; the protein is encoded by the coding sequence ATGAAAATTTTAAGCTCTCTTTTTATTAGCTGTCTGTTGATGGCAACCTCGGCGCTGGCCGGTCCCGCTGAAGATTACGGCAAGGCGAACCGCAGCCAGCAGGCGCAGTTGCTGCAACAGTGGGCGCAAACGCCGGACGCTTCCCGCCTGACGCTGTTACAGGCGTTGAGCCGTGAAACGGTGGTGATGGACAGCCAGGGCCAGCTTTTTTCACAGCAGCAGGGCAAACTCACGCCGCTGGAGGGCGACGCTGCGCCCGCTGGCGCGACGAAAAAAGTGTTTATGAATAACCGTCTGCGTGGGCTGGTCGCCAGTGCGCTGTCGGCGCATCAACTGGTGAGCCCGGACGACGCCGTACGGTTGCAGGCAGCGCAGGCGTTGCAGACCAGCGCGCAGGCAGATCAGTTACCGTTCCTCAGCCAACGTCTGGCCGCAGAGAAAAATGACGCCGTACATCAGGCGCTGGGTATCGCGGTTGCCGGATTACAGTTAACCGATAGCCGTCCAGCCCAGCGCTTGCAGGCGGTGAAATTACTGGGCGAGGCCAGCGATCCCCAGGTTCAGGCGAGTCTGAACCGACTCACGCAGCCAGAAAATGAACCGGATGCGGCAGTGCGCGACGCGGCGGCCGATAGCCTGAAACAGATCCAGCAGCGCCTGAAATGGGGTGAGTGGCTGGGGCTGGCGTTTAGCGGCTTATCGCTGGGCTCGATTCTGCTGCTGGCGGCGCTAGGCCTTGCCATTACTTACGGCCTGCTGGGCGTCATCAATATGGCGCACGGAGAAATGCTGATGCTGGGCGCATACGCCACCTGGCTGGTGCAGGATTTCTTTGCCCGTTACGCGCCGGACTGGCTGGCGCTTTACCCTCTGGCGGCGCTGCCGGTGGCTTTCGCCATTACCGCCGTGATGGGCATGCTGCTCGAGCGTACGATTATTCGCCATTTGTATGGGCGCCCGCTGGAAACGCTGCTGGCAACGTGGGGGATCAGCCTGATGCTTATTCAACTGGTGCGCGTGATATTTGGCACGCAAAACCTGGAAGTGGCGAACCCGGCGTGGTTATCGGGCGGCTGGAACGCGCTGCCGAATCTGGTGCTGCCGTACAACCGGATTGCGGTGATCGTTTTCGTGGCGGGCGTGCTGGCGCTGACCTGGCTGCTGCTCAATAAAACCCGTCTCGGAATGAACGTGCGGGCGGTCACACAGAATCGCCGGATGGCGGACTGTTGCGGCGTGCCGACCGGGCGTGTGGATATGCTGGCGTTTGGGCTGGGTTCCGGCATCGCCGGGCTGGGCGGCGTGGCGTTATCCCAGTTGGGCAACGTGGGGCCGGAGCTGGGGCAGGGGTACATCATCGACTCCTTCCTGGTGGTGGTGACTGGCGGCGTTGGGCAACTGGCGGGCACCGTGGTGGCCGCGCTGGGGCTGGGCGTGCTGAATAAATTCCTCGAACCACAGCTTGGCGCGGTGCTGGGGAAAATCGCCATCCTGGTGATGATTGTGCTGTTTATCCAGAAGCGGCCGCAGGGGCTGTTTGCCTTCAAAGGGAGGGTGATTGACTGA
- the urtD gene encoding urea ABC transporter ATP-binding protein UrtD — protein sequence MTDSLFTQPLPQDRYRGKTDPVLQLEKINVTFDGFRALTDLSLSIGVGELRCVIGPNGAGKTTLMDVITGKTQPDNGRIFYDQTIDLRTLSPVEIARAGIGRKFQKPTVFEALTVLENLEIAQKNDKSVWHSLRAKLSGEQRDRINEVLHLLRLTDSSQRAAGLLSHGQKQFLEIGMLLVQEPHLLLLDEPAAGLTDAETEYIAELFRTLAGKHSLMVVEHDMGFVESIADHVTVLHQGQVLAEGSLRDVQANEQVIDVYLGR from the coding sequence ATGACTGATTCCCTTTTTACCCAGCCATTGCCGCAGGATCGCTATCGTGGAAAAACCGACCCGGTGCTGCAACTGGAAAAGATCAACGTCACCTTTGACGGCTTTCGCGCGTTAACCGATCTCTCGTTGTCGATTGGCGTGGGGGAACTGCGCTGCGTGATTGGCCCTAACGGCGCGGGTAAAACCACGTTGATGGATGTGATCACCGGGAAAACCCAGCCGGATAACGGGCGGATTTTTTACGATCAGACTATCGACCTGCGCACCTTATCGCCCGTTGAGATTGCTCGCGCGGGGATTGGCCGCAAGTTTCAGAAACCCACCGTGTTTGAAGCGCTGACGGTGCTGGAAAATCTCGAAATCGCGCAGAAAAATGATAAATCCGTGTGGCACAGCCTGCGCGCTAAACTCAGCGGCGAGCAGCGAGATCGCATCAATGAGGTGTTGCATCTGCTGCGCCTTACCGACTCCAGCCAGCGCGCGGCGGGGTTGTTATCCCATGGGCAAAAACAGTTTCTGGAAATTGGCATGCTGCTGGTGCAGGAGCCGCATCTGTTACTGCTGGATGAACCCGCCGCCGGGCTGACGGATGCAGAAACGGAATACATTGCCGAACTGTTTCGGACGCTGGCAGGAAAGCACTCATTGATGGTGGTTGAGCACGATATGGGCTTTGTCGAGAGTATCGCCGACCACGTGACGGTGCTGCATCAGGGGCAGGTGCTGGCGGAGGGCTCGCTGCGCGACGTACAGGCCAACGAGCAGGTTATCGACGTTTATCTGGGGCGCTAA
- the uca gene encoding urea carboxylase, with product MFNTVLIANRGEIACRAMRTLKRLGITSVAVYSDADKNAEHVKQADIALALGGEKASDSYLRIDKIIAAAQESGAQAIWPGYGFLSESLAFADACEQAGIAFVGPTAQQIGEFGLKHRARELAAQAGVPMTPGTGLLDTVEEALNAAQNIGFPVMLKSTAGGGGIGLTRCADPEALVQAWESVRRLGEQFFSDAGVFIERCIDRARHIEVQIFGDGNGNVVALGERDCSLQRRNQKVVEETPAPNLPQATREALLKAAVELGKLVNYRSAGTVEFIYDPEQDAFYFLEVNTRLQVEHPVTECVTGLDLVECMLRVAAGESIDWARLAQAPQGAAMEVRIYAENPLKNFQPSPGVLTEVAFPDGVRIDSGVATGSEVSAFYDPMIAKLIVHTDTREAALEKLTQALNATRLHGITTNLDYLRQITSSEAFTEGRVWTRWLDSVEAESPVIEVLQPGTWSSIQDYPGRLGYWDIGVPPSGPMDDYAFRLANRIVGNHHTAAGLEFTLQGPVLRFHTDAVIALTGADCQALLDETPVPLWQPVTVKRGQTLSLGRAKAGCRAYLAVRNGFDVPEYLGSRSTFALGQFGGHAGRTLKVADLLPVSRPELNACTTPAPVSEPQALAASLVPEYGDSWRIGVLYGPHGAPDFFSQKSIDDFFASEWQVHYNSNRLGVRLVGPKPEWTRPDGGEAGLHPSNVHDCEYAIGAINFTGDFPVILTRDGPSLGGFVCPVTIAKAELWKVGQVKPGDTIRFYPISVADAVAREKAMDRTIDTLQSSHLTTFAVPSLAARDGVSATALVSLPASATTPAIVYRQAGDNYILIEYGDNVLDLALRLRVHLLMARLNDLSHPGIKELSPGVRSLQVRYDSREISQQALVAILLEQESHMGDVSEMKVPSRIVWLPMAFEDTATLDAVSRYQDTVRASAPWLPNNVDFIQRINGLASREAVRDTIFDASYLILGLGDVYLGAPCAVPIDPRHRLLSSKYNPARTFTAEGTVGIGGMYMCIYGMDSPGGYQLVGRTLPIWNKFLKNRQFSAGEPWLLRFFDQVRFYPVSESELNQLRDDFREGRAAVRIEESEFDFAEHLRFLEANAEEIRDFREKQALAFEGEVARWQMDEQAVDAERPHPVVIEEADDDAFAVTGDMNGNIWKVLVKPGDEVTEGQPLIIVEAMKMELAIHAPQAGTVKRIGCQPGHPVSPGDALLWLA from the coding sequence ATGTTTAACACTGTCCTGATTGCTAACCGGGGGGAAATTGCCTGCCGCGCGATGCGTACCTTAAAGCGGCTGGGCATCACCAGCGTCGCGGTCTATTCCGATGCGGATAAAAACGCGGAACACGTCAAGCAGGCGGATATCGCGCTGGCGCTGGGCGGAGAGAAAGCCAGCGACAGCTATCTGCGCATCGACAAAATCATCGCCGCCGCGCAGGAAAGCGGGGCGCAGGCTATCTGGCCGGGTTACGGTTTTCTCTCGGAAAGCCTGGCATTTGCCGATGCCTGCGAGCAGGCGGGCATCGCGTTTGTCGGCCCAACGGCGCAGCAGATTGGCGAGTTCGGGTTAAAGCACCGGGCGCGCGAACTGGCGGCGCAGGCGGGCGTGCCGATGACGCCGGGAACCGGGCTGCTGGACACTGTTGAAGAGGCGCTAAACGCCGCGCAGAACATTGGCTTTCCGGTGATGCTCAAAAGTACGGCGGGTGGCGGCGGTATCGGCCTCACACGCTGCGCCGACCCAGAGGCGCTGGTGCAGGCGTGGGAGAGCGTGCGTCGTCTCGGCGAACAGTTCTTTAGCGATGCTGGCGTGTTTATTGAGCGCTGTATCGATCGCGCCCGTCATATCGAAGTGCAGATCTTTGGCGATGGCAACGGCAATGTTGTCGCCCTGGGCGAGCGCGACTGCTCTCTTCAGCGGCGCAATCAGAAGGTGGTTGAAGAGACGCCTGCGCCGAATCTGCCGCAGGCCACGCGCGAAGCACTCCTGAAGGCCGCCGTTGAGCTGGGCAAGCTGGTGAATTACCGCAGCGCAGGTACGGTGGAATTTATCTACGACCCCGAGCAGGACGCGTTCTATTTCCTCGAAGTGAACACCCGTTTGCAGGTGGAGCATCCGGTAACCGAGTGCGTTACCGGGCTTGATCTGGTGGAGTGTATGCTGCGCGTCGCCGCAGGCGAAAGCATCGACTGGGCACGTCTGGCTCAGGCCCCACAGGGCGCGGCGATGGAAGTGCGCATCTATGCGGAAAACCCGCTAAAGAACTTCCAGCCGAGCCCCGGCGTGCTAACGGAAGTTGCTTTCCCGGACGGAGTGCGCATTGACAGCGGCGTGGCGACAGGCAGTGAAGTCTCTGCATTTTACGACCCGATGATCGCCAAGCTGATCGTGCATACGGATACCCGCGAGGCGGCGCTGGAGAAACTGACGCAGGCGCTGAACGCCACGCGGTTGCACGGCATTACTACCAATCTCGATTATCTGCGCCAGATAACCTCCAGCGAGGCGTTTACGGAAGGCCGCGTCTGGACGCGCTGGCTCGATAGCGTGGAAGCAGAATCTCCGGTGATTGAAGTGCTGCAACCGGGCACCTGGAGCAGCATTCAGGATTATCCGGGGCGTCTGGGGTACTGGGATATTGGCGTACCGCCCTCCGGGCCAATGGATGATTACGCCTTTCGACTGGCGAACCGCATCGTCGGTAACCATCACACCGCCGCCGGGCTGGAGTTCACGCTTCAGGGGCCGGTATTGCGTTTTCACACGGACGCGGTCATTGCCCTCACCGGGGCAGATTGTCAGGCGCTGCTGGATGAGACTCCCGTGCCGCTCTGGCAGCCGGTCACGGTTAAGCGTGGGCAGACCCTCAGCCTTGGGCGCGCCAAAGCGGGGTGTCGCGCGTACCTCGCGGTGCGTAACGGTTTTGATGTCCCGGAGTACCTCGGAAGCCGTTCCACCTTCGCCCTGGGGCAGTTTGGCGGCCACGCCGGACGCACGCTGAAAGTGGCCGATCTGCTGCCCGTTTCGCGGCCGGAACTGAATGCCTGCACCACGCCTGCGCCGGTGAGCGAACCGCAGGCGCTGGCCGCGTCGCTGGTGCCTGAATATGGCGATAGCTGGCGCATCGGCGTGCTGTATGGCCCGCACGGCGCGCCGGATTTCTTCAGTCAGAAATCGATTGATGACTTTTTCGCCAGCGAATGGCAGGTGCATTACAACTCTAACCGCCTCGGTGTGCGACTGGTCGGCCCAAAACCGGAATGGACTCGCCCGGATGGCGGCGAAGCCGGGTTGCACCCCTCCAACGTGCATGACTGCGAATACGCCATTGGTGCGATTAACTTTACCGGCGACTTCCCGGTGATCCTCACGCGCGATGGGCCGAGCCTGGGAGGATTTGTCTGCCCGGTCACCATTGCCAAAGCGGAGCTGTGGAAAGTGGGGCAGGTGAAGCCCGGCGACACGATTCGCTTCTACCCTATAAGCGTGGCAGACGCGGTTGCACGGGAAAAGGCGATGGATCGCACGATCGACACGCTCCAGTCCAGCCATCTGACGACATTCGCCGTGCCATCGCTGGCCGCGCGTGATGGCGTCTCGGCGACGGCGCTGGTGTCGTTGCCTGCCAGCGCGACAACGCCCGCCATCGTCTATCGCCAGGCGGGAGATAATTACATCCTGATTGAATACGGTGACAACGTCCTCGATCTGGCACTGCGCCTGCGCGTGCATCTGCTGATGGCGCGGCTGAACGATTTATCGCATCCGGGCATTAAAGAGCTTTCGCCGGGCGTGCGCTCGCTACAGGTGCGCTACGACAGCCGTGAAATCAGCCAGCAGGCGCTGGTGGCGATTCTGCTGGAGCAGGAGTCGCACATGGGCGATGTCAGCGAAATGAAAGTCCCGTCGCGCATCGTCTGGCTGCCGATGGCTTTTGAAGATACCGCGACGCTGGATGCCGTCAGCCGTTATCAGGATACGGTTCGCGCCAGCGCGCCATGGTTACCGAATAACGTTGATTTCATCCAGCGCATCAATGGGCTGGCGAGCCGCGAGGCGGTGCGTGACACGATTTTCGATGCCAGCTATCTGATCCTCGGGCTGGGCGATGTTTACCTCGGCGCTCCCTGCGCTGTACCGATTGACCCGCGCCACCGCTTGTTGAGTTCGAAATACAACCCGGCGCGTACCTTTACCGCAGAAGGCACGGTCGGCATTGGCGGCATGTATATGTGTATCTACGGCATGGACTCTCCCGGCGGTTATCAACTGGTGGGGCGCACGCTGCCTATCTGGAATAAATTCCTCAAAAACCGTCAGTTCTCGGCGGGCGAGCCCTGGCTGCTGCGCTTCTTTGACCAGGTGCGCTTCTATCCGGTCAGCGAAAGCGAACTCAATCAACTGCGTGATGATTTCCGCGAAGGCCGCGCCGCCGTGCGCATCGAAGAGAGCGAGTTCGATTTTGCTGAACATCTGCGCTTCCTTGAGGCCAACGCCGAGGAGATCCGAGACTTCCGAGAGAAGCAGGCGCTGGCCTTCGAAGGCGAAGTCGCGCGCTGGCAGATGGATGAACAAGCCGTCGACGCAGAGCGCCCGCACCCGGTTGTCATCGAGGAAGCCGACGATGATGCCTTTGCCGTGACCGGCGATATGAACGGCAACATCTGGAAAGTGCTGGTGAAACCGGGCGATGAGGTGACCGAAGGGCAGCCGCTGATCATCGTCGAAGCGATGAAAATGGAGCTGGCGATCCACGCCCCTCAGGCGGGAACCGTGAAACGCATCGGCTGTCAGCCGGGCCACCCGGTGAGCCCCGGCGATGCGCTGTTGTGGCTGGCGTAA
- a CDS encoding GntR family transcriptional regulator codes for MESSKRSPGLGERIYHALKNDIFDFRLMPGEHFSESEISERMAASRTPVRQALFRLEQEGYVQVYSRSGWQVKPFDFAWFEALYDFRIVLECEAVKRLCDMPPAMCQDHLAPLVDFWIEAPRMAPGKTLSRHDEAFHTTLVRASGNEEMVRVHIELTEKIRIIRHLDFTREDRVDATYQEHARILQAVLRQQREEAQRLLTEHISQSKAEVRKITLHRLQQARL; via the coding sequence ATGGAAAGCAGCAAGCGTAGTCCCGGCCTTGGCGAGCGAATTTATCACGCGCTGAAAAACGACATCTTCGATTTTCGCCTGATGCCCGGTGAGCATTTCAGCGAAAGCGAGATTTCAGAGCGAATGGCCGCCAGCCGCACACCGGTGCGCCAGGCCCTGTTTCGTCTCGAACAGGAGGGCTACGTGCAGGTGTACAGCCGGAGCGGCTGGCAGGTGAAGCCGTTTGATTTCGCCTGGTTCGAAGCGCTGTACGACTTTCGCATCGTACTGGAGTGTGAAGCAGTTAAGCGCCTGTGCGACATGCCGCCCGCGATGTGCCAGGACCATCTCGCACCGCTGGTGGATTTCTGGATAGAGGCACCGCGCATGGCGCCCGGCAAAACTCTTTCACGCCATGACGAGGCTTTCCACACCACGCTGGTACGTGCCAGCGGCAACGAAGAAATGGTGCGCGTGCATATCGAGCTGACGGAAAAGATTCGCATTATTCGCCATCTCGACTTCACCCGCGAGGACCGCGTGGATGCCACCTATCAGGAGCATGCGCGCATATTGCAGGCGGTGCTGCGTCAGCAAAGGGAAGAGGCGCAGCGCCTGCTGACAGAACACATTTCACAGAGTAAAGCCGAGGTCAGGAAAATTACCCTGCACCGGCTCCAGCAGGCCAGGTTGTAA
- the urtC gene encoding urea ABC transporter permease subunit UrtC has translation MSQPLTLTLARRAPRVSGALGALIFIVLLILPFLALLPAAHPLAVSTYTLTLMGKILCYAIVAVALDLVWGYAGLLSLGHGLFFALGGYAMGMYLMRQAAGDGLPAFMSFLSWTELPWFWAGTQHFAWALCLIVLVPGLLALLFGYFAFRSRIKDVYFSIMTQALTYAGMLLFFRNETGFGGNNGFTGFTTILGFPVSATGTRIALFIATVLLLVAALAIGVAITRSKFGRVLTGVRDAENRLMFCGYDPRGFKLFVWTLSAVLCGLAGALYVPQVGIINPSEMSPTNSIEAAIWVALGGRGSLIGPVLGAGIVNGAKSWFTVAFPDYWLFFLGLMFILVTLFLPRGVIGLLKRRKHD, from the coding sequence ATGAGCCAGCCACTGACACTGACTTTAGCCCGCCGCGCGCCGCGTGTGTCGGGCGCACTCGGCGCGTTGATTTTCATCGTGCTGCTGATTCTGCCCTTTCTGGCGCTGTTGCCTGCGGCGCATCCGCTGGCGGTTTCAACCTACACGCTTACGCTGATGGGCAAAATCCTGTGCTATGCGATCGTCGCCGTGGCGCTGGATCTGGTGTGGGGTTACGCCGGTCTGCTCTCGCTTGGACACGGGTTGTTCTTCGCCCTGGGTGGCTACGCGATGGGCATGTACCTGATGCGCCAGGCCGCGGGCGATGGCTTACCCGCCTTTATGTCGTTTCTCTCGTGGACGGAACTGCCGTGGTTCTGGGCCGGTACCCAGCACTTTGCCTGGGCGTTGTGCCTGATCGTTCTGGTGCCTGGCCTGCTGGCGCTGCTGTTTGGCTACTTCGCTTTCCGCTCGCGCATCAAAGATGTCTACTTCTCGATCATGACTCAGGCGCTGACCTACGCCGGTATGTTGCTGTTTTTCCGTAACGAAACCGGTTTTGGCGGCAACAACGGCTTTACGGGATTCACCACGATTTTAGGCTTTCCGGTGTCGGCGACGGGCACGCGCATCGCGCTGTTTATCGCTACCGTGTTGCTGCTGGTGGCGGCGCTGGCGATCGGCGTGGCGATCACCCGCAGCAAGTTTGGCCGGGTGCTGACCGGTGTGCGCGATGCGGAGAATCGCCTGATGTTCTGTGGTTACGACCCGCGCGGATTCAAGCTGTTCGTCTGGACGCTGTCAGCGGTGCTGTGTGGGCTGGCGGGGGCGCTGTATGTGCCGCAGGTGGGCATTATCAACCCCAGCGAAATGTCGCCCACTAACTCTATCGAAGCGGCGATCTGGGTGGCGCTCGGCGGTCGCGGATCGCTGATTGGCCCGGTGCTGGGCGCGGGCATTGTGAACGGTGCGAAAAGCTGGTTTACCGTCGCGTTCCCTGACTACTGGCTCTTTTTCCTTGGCCTGATGTTTATTCTGGTGACCCTGTTTTTACCGCGCGGCGTGATTGGCCTGCTCAAACGGAGGAAGCATGACTGA
- the urtA gene encoding urea ABC transporter substrate-binding protein: MKRRSLLKAFALSATFLSMGFSLQAYAADTIKVGIMHSLSGTMAISETPLKDMALMTIDEINAKGGVLGKKLEPVVVDPASNWPLFAEKARQLLSQDKAAVVFGCWTSVSRKSVLPVFEELNGLLFYPVQYEGEEMSPNVFYTGAAPNQQAIPAVEYMMSEDGGGAKRFFLLGTDYVYPRTTNKILRAFLHSKGVQDKDIEEVYTPFGYSDYQTIVSSIKKFSAGGKTAVISTINGDSNVPFYKELANQGIKSTDVPVVAFSVGEEELRGIDTKPLVGHLAAWNYFESVSNPVNTKFVADYRAYAKAHKLPNADTVVTNDPMEATYVGIHMWAQAVEKAGTTDVDKVREAMANQSFSAPSGFTLTMDATNHHLHKPVMIGEIEDNGQFNVVWQTEQPVRAQPWSPYIPGNDKKSESPVKTGGK; the protein is encoded by the coding sequence ATGAAAAGACGTTCTTTACTGAAAGCTTTTGCCCTCTCCGCGACCTTTTTGAGCATGGGCTTCTCGTTACAGGCATACGCAGCAGACACCATTAAAGTCGGCATCATGCACTCGCTCTCCGGCACGATGGCGATTTCAGAAACGCCATTAAAGGATATGGCGCTGATGACCATTGATGAAATCAACGCCAAAGGCGGCGTGCTGGGTAAAAAACTGGAACCGGTGGTGGTTGACCCCGCGTCAAACTGGCCGCTGTTCGCGGAGAAAGCGCGCCAGCTGCTGAGCCAGGATAAAGCCGCCGTGGTGTTTGGCTGCTGGACGTCGGTGTCGCGCAAATCGGTGCTGCCGGTATTTGAAGAACTGAACGGCTTGCTGTTCTATCCGGTGCAGTACGAAGGCGAAGAGATGTCGCCAAATGTGTTCTACACCGGGGCGGCGCCGAATCAGCAGGCGATCCCGGCAGTCGAGTACATGATGAGCGAAGACGGCGGCGGGGCGAAGCGCTTCTTCCTGCTGGGCACCGACTACGTTTATCCGCGCACCACCAACAAAATTCTGCGCGCGTTCCTGCATTCAAAAGGCGTTCAGGATAAAGATATTGAAGAGGTGTATACGCCGTTTGGTTACAGCGACTATCAGACCATTGTCTCCAGTATCAAAAAATTCTCCGCAGGCGGTAAAACGGCGGTGATCTCCACCATTAACGGTGACTCCAACGTGCCGTTCTATAAAGAACTCGCCAATCAGGGCATTAAGTCCACCGATGTGCCGGTCGTGGCGTTCTCCGTCGGCGAAGAGGAGCTGCGCGGCATCGACACCAAACCGCTGGTGGGCCACCTGGCCGCGTGGAACTACTTTGAATCGGTCAGCAACCCGGTGAACACCAAATTCGTGGCGGATTATCGCGCCTATGCCAAAGCGCATAAGTTGCCGAACGCCGATACGGTGGTGACCAACGACCCGATGGAGGCGACCTATGTCGGTATTCATATGTGGGCGCAGGCGGTGGAAAAAGCGGGCACCACGGATGTGGATAAAGTGCGTGAAGCGATGGCGAATCAATCGTTTTCTGCGCCGAGCGGTTTCACCCTCACCATGGATGCCACCAACCACCATCTGCATAAACCGGTGATGATTGGCGAAATCGAAGATAACGGGCAGTTCAACGTGGTGTGGCAGACCGAACAACCGGTGCGCGCGCAGCCGTGGAGCCCGTACATTCCGGGCAATGACAAAAAATCGGAAAGTCCGGTGAAGACGGGCGGTAAATAA